One Capricornis sumatraensis isolate serow.1 chromosome 8, serow.2, whole genome shotgun sequence genomic region harbors:
- the WBP2 gene encoding WW domain-binding protein 2 isoform X1, with amino-acid sequence MALNKNHSEGGGVIVNNTESILMSYDHVELTFSDMRNVPEAFKGTKKGTVYLTPYRVIFLSKAKDAMQSFMMPFYLMKDCEIKQPVFGANYIKGTVKAEAGGGWEGSASYKLTFMSGGAIEFGQRMLQVASQASRGEAPSGAYGYSYMPSGAYVFPPPVANGMYPCPPGYPYPPPPPEFYPGPPMMDGAMGYMQPPPPPYPGPMEPPVSGPDVPSTSAAEAKAAEAAASAYYNPGNPHNVYMPTSQPPPPPYYPPEDKKTQ; translated from the exons ATGGCGCTCAACAAGAACCACTCGGAGGGCGGCGGAGTGATCGTCAACAACACCGAGAG CATTCTGATGTCCTATGACCATGTAGAGCTTACGTTCAGTGATATGAGGAATGTGCCAGAGGCCTTCAAAGGGACCAAGAAAGGCACCGTCTACCTTACCCCGTACCGG GTCATTTTTCTGTCCAAGGCGAAGGATGCCATGCAGTCCTTCATGATGCCCTTCTATCTGATGAAGGACTGTGAGATCAAGCAGCCTGTGTTTGGGGCAAACTACATCAAAGGGACGGTGAAGGCCGAAGCAGGAG GTGGCTGGGAAGGCTCTGCATCCTACAAGCTGACCTTTATGTCCGGGGGCGCCATCGAATTTGGACAGCGGATGTTACAGGTGGCATCTCAAG CCTCCCGAGGCGAAGCCCCCAGCGGAGCCTATGGTTACTCTTACATGCCCAGCGGGGCCTATGTCTTCCCCCCGCCAGTCGCCAATGGAATGTACCCCTGCCCTCCTGGCTACCCCTACCCACCGCCCCCACCTG AGTTCTATCCGGGACCCCCCATGATGGACGGGGCCATGGGGTACATGCAGCCCCCACCGCCGCCCTACCCCGGGCCCATGGAGCCTCCGGTCAGTGGCCCCGATGTCCCCTCCACTTCTGCAG CTGAAGCCAAGGCCGCGGAAGCAGCTGCCAGCGCCTATTACAACCCGGGCAACCCACACAACGTCTACATGCCCACG aGCCAGCCTCCACCACCTCCCTACTACCCGCCTGAAGATAAGAAGACCCAGTAG
- the WBP2 gene encoding WW domain-binding protein 2 isoform X2 translates to MALNKNHSEGGGVIVNNTESILMSYDHVELTFSDMRNVPEAFKGTKKGTVYLTPYRVIFLSKAKDAMQSFMMPFYLMKDCEIKQPVFGANYIKGTVKAEAGGGWEGSASYKLTFMSGGAIEFGQRMLQVASQEFYPGPPMMDGAMGYMQPPPPPYPGPMEPPVSGPDVPSTSAAEAKAAEAAASAYYNPGNPHNVYMPTSQPPPPPYYPPEDKKTQ, encoded by the exons ATGGCGCTCAACAAGAACCACTCGGAGGGCGGCGGAGTGATCGTCAACAACACCGAGAG CATTCTGATGTCCTATGACCATGTAGAGCTTACGTTCAGTGATATGAGGAATGTGCCAGAGGCCTTCAAAGGGACCAAGAAAGGCACCGTCTACCTTACCCCGTACCGG GTCATTTTTCTGTCCAAGGCGAAGGATGCCATGCAGTCCTTCATGATGCCCTTCTATCTGATGAAGGACTGTGAGATCAAGCAGCCTGTGTTTGGGGCAAACTACATCAAAGGGACGGTGAAGGCCGAAGCAGGAG GTGGCTGGGAAGGCTCTGCATCCTACAAGCTGACCTTTATGTCCGGGGGCGCCATCGAATTTGGACAGCGGATGTTACAGGTGGCATCTCAAG AGTTCTATCCGGGACCCCCCATGATGGACGGGGCCATGGGGTACATGCAGCCCCCACCGCCGCCCTACCCCGGGCCCATGGAGCCTCCGGTCAGTGGCCCCGATGTCCCCTCCACTTCTGCAG CTGAAGCCAAGGCCGCGGAAGCAGCTGCCAGCGCCTATTACAACCCGGGCAACCCACACAACGTCTACATGCCCACG aGCCAGCCTCCACCACCTCCCTACTACCCGCCTGAAGATAAGAAGACCCAGTAG
- the TRIM47 gene encoding E3 ubiquitin-protein ligase TRIM47 → MDGSGPFSCPICLELLREPVTLPCGHNFCLFCLGALWPHRGAGGAGGPGGTERCPLCQEPFPDGLQLRKNHTLSELLQLRQGSGPGPGPGPASTPPAPAPAPAPETATPSAPPSAPEPSAPSAPESWPPGEEPVRCDACPEGAALPAALSCLSCLASFCPAHLGPHERSPALRGHRLVPPLRRLEESLCPRHLRPLERYCRAERVCLCEACAAQEHRGHELVPLEQERALQEAEQPKVLSAVEDRMDELGAGIAQSRRTVALIKSAAVAERERVSRLFAEAAAVLQGFQTEVLGFIDEGEATMLGRSQGDLRRQEEQRSRLSRARHNLSQVPEADSVSFLQELLALRLALEEGCGPGPGPPRELSFTKSSQAVRAVQAVLASACSSQWEQLRGLGSDEDGLQKPGTEADAESQDPDSTNNLESEAPRDYFLKFAYIVDLDSDTADKFLQLFGTKGVKRVLCPINYPESPTRFTHCEQVLGEGALDRGTYYWEVEIIEGWVSVGVMAEDFSPQEPYDRGRLGRNAHSCCLQWNGRSFSVWFHGQEAPLPHPFSPTVGICLEYADRALAFYTVRDGKMSLLRRLRASRARWSGTPASPVDPFQSRLDSHFAGLFTRRLKPAFFLESVDAHLQIGPLKKSCISALKRR, encoded by the exons ATGGACGGGAGTGGGCCCTTCAGCTGCCCCATCTGCCTGGAGCTGCTCCGGGAGCCGGTGACACTGCCCTGCGGCCACAACTTCTGCCTCTTCTGCCTGGGCGCGCTCTGGCCGCACCGCGGAGCGGGCGGCGCCGGCGGCCCCGGAGGCACGGAGCGCTGCCCGCTGTGCCAGGAACCCTTCCCCGACGGCCTCCAGCTCCGCAAGAACCACACGCTGTCCGAGCTGCTGCAGCTCCGCCAGGGCTCGGGCCCGGGGCCCGGCCCCGGCCCGGCCTCTACCccgccggccccggccccggccccggcccccgaGACGGCAACACCCAGTGCGCCGCCCAGCGCCCCGGAGCCGTCGGCTCCCAGCGCGCCCGAGTCATGGCCGCCCGGTGAGGAGCCGGTGCGCTGCGATGCGTGCCCTGAAGGCGCCGCCCTGCCCGCCGcgctctcctgcctctcctgcctcgCGTCCTTCTGCCCCGCGCACCTGGGCCCGCACGAGCGCAGCCCCGCGCTGCGCGGACACCGCCTGGTGCCGCCGCTGCGCCGACTGGAGGAGAGCCTGTGCCCGCGCCACCTGCGGCCGCTCGAGCGCTACTGCCGCGCCGAGCGCGTGTGCCTGTGCGAGGCCTGCGCCGCCCAGGAGCACCGGGGCCACGAGCTCGTGCCACTGGAGCAGGAGCGCGCGCTCCAGGAG GCCGAGCAGCCCAAAGTCCTGAGCGCTGTGGAGGACCGCATGGACGAGCTGGGTGCGGGCATCGCTCAGTCCCGGCGCACGGTGGCCCTCATCAAG AGCGCAGCCGTGGCAGAGCGGGAGAGGGTGAGCCGGCTGTTTGCCGAGGCTGCGGCCGTCCTGCAGGGGTTTCAGACGGAGGTGCTGGGCTTCATCGATGAGGGGGAGGCGACCATGCTGGGCCGCTCTCAAGGTGACCTGCGGCGGCAGGAGGAGCAGCGGAGCCGACTCAGCAGGGCCCGCCACAACCTCAGTCAGGTCCCCGAAGCCGACTCGGTCAGCTTCCTGCAG GAACTCCTGGCACTCAGGCTGGCCCTGGAGGAGGGGTGCGGCCCCGGGCCCGGACCCCCGAGGGAGCTCAGCTTCACCAAGTCCTCCCAGGCTGTGCGCGCGGTGCAGGCCGTCCTGGCCTCGGCCTGTTCCAGCCAGTGGGAGCAGCTTCGGGGGCTGGGCAGTGATGAAGACGGGCTGCAGAAGCCAGGCACGGAAG CAGACGCTGAGTCCCAGGACCCCGACAGCACCAACAACCTGGAGAGTGAGGCTCCTAGGGATTATTTCCTCAAGT TTGCCTACATAGTGGACTTGGACAGTGACACGGCCGACAAGTTCCTGCAGCTGTTTGGAACCAAGGGCGTGAAGAGGGTGCTGTGTCCTATTAACTACCCCGAGTCGCCCACCCGCTTCACCCACTGCGAGCAGGTGCTGGGCGAGGGCGCCCTGGACCGGGGCACCTATTACTGGGAGGTGGAGATCATTGAGGGCTGGGTCAGCGTGGGGGTCATGGCCGAAGACTTCTCCCCACAAGAGCCCTACGACCGGGGCCGACTGGGCCGCAACGCCCACTCCTGCTGCCTGCAGTGGAACGGACGCAGTTTCTCCGTCTGGTTCCACGGGCAGGAGGCACCCCTGCCGCACCCCTTCTCACCCACCGTGGGGATCTGCCTGGAATATGCTGACCGAGCCCTGGCCTTCTACACCGTGCGGGACGGCAAGATGAGCCTCCTACGGAGGCTGAGGGCCTCCCGGGCGCGCTGGAGTGGCACGCCGGCCTCCCCGGTTGACCCCTTCCAGAGCCGCCTGGACAGCCACTTTGCGGGGCTCTTCACGCGCAGACTCAAGCCCGCCTTCTTCCTGGAGAGTGTAGACGCCCATCTGCAGATAGGGCCCCTCAAGAAGTCCTGCATATCCGCGCTCAAGAGGAGGTGA